A genome region from Desulfomonilaceae bacterium includes the following:
- a CDS encoding metalloregulator ArsR/SmtB family transcription factor, translating into MIEFLNIIRAIGDENRLRAIMALRKGELCVCQIVELLQLAHSTVSKHMSILKQAGLVISRKKGRWVYYRLREGDEASVLCRQALSWACSAVSSDPLILKDQRQLNDVSKFDPEELCKSKKKK; encoded by the coding sequence ATGATTGAATTCCTCAATATTATTAGGGCAATTGGCGACGAAAACAGGTTGCGAGCCATTATGGCGCTGCGAAAAGGGGAACTGTGTGTATGCCAAATAGTGGAACTACTTCAACTGGCTCATTCCACAGTTTCCAAGCACATGTCCATACTCAAACAGGCTGGCCTCGTGATCTCGCGCAAAAAAGGACGGTGGGTCTATTACCGTTTACGGGAAGGTGATGAGGCTTCAGTTCTATGCCGTCAAGCTTTGTCTTGGGCTTGCAGCGCAGTTTCATCAGACCCACTAATTCTCAAAGATCAGCGTCAACTTAATGACGTTTCTAAATTTGACCCTGAAGAGTTATGCAAGTCAAAAAAGAAAAAGTGA
- a CDS encoding metalloregulator ArsR/SmtB family transcription factor, whose amino-acid sequence MKADVFKAIGQPVRLGILELLRLGEMPVGLIASRLETDVCAISKHLSLLRTHGIVSGRKEGLKIFYKIAIPNSLDFFDCIDGLVGPKLLDRYKI is encoded by the coding sequence ATGAAAGCAGATGTTTTTAAGGCCATCGGCCAGCCTGTTCGTTTGGGGATTCTGGAACTTCTTCGCCTGGGAGAAATGCCCGTCGGCCTCATCGCATCCAGATTGGAAACAGATGTATGCGCCATTTCAAAGCATTTGTCACTTCTGCGTACGCATGGAATAGTTTCTGGCCGTAAAGAAGGACTAAAAATTTTCTATAAAATTGCCATACCCAATTCATTGGATTTCTTTGACTGCATTGACGGTCTGGTTGGGCCTAAGCTGCTGGATCGCTACAAGATCTAA
- a CDS encoding permease → MSSDTKISVGRHDGVEEAVNATSQSLVARIGESGFVSYWQDEWKPLVLITGVFLICYYIPVGNLRFDNAVIESFYLVKWYAQEHVLLCLVPAFFIAGAIGVFVSQEGVMKYLGPTASKWIAYPVASISGTVLAVCSCTILPLFAGIWTRGAGLGPASAFLYSGPAINVLAIILTARILGMELGIARAVGAVFFSVIIGLLMHAIFRKDEEQRTEETLAAMGSMDLDGRPLWKTTIYFAFMIGILVFANWGKPDIDTGLWFTIYSSKWIITGALSLGFAAVMVMWFAVPLWKMGISVAAVGIIGSIFPDDPLVPFTAGVIALSVMATTTEGETQDWFSESWGFAKQILPLLLFGVLIAGFLLGRPDKEGMIPNEWISWALGGNSIGANAIASVAGAFMYFATLTEVPILQGLIGSGMGKGPALALLLAGPALSLPSMLVINSVMGFKKTFVFVSLVCVLSTVAGVMFGSFVD, encoded by the coding sequence ATGAGTTCTGACACAAAAATTTCAGTGGGTCGGCACGACGGTGTTGAAGAAGCGGTTAACGCCACTTCGCAATCATTGGTCGCACGTATCGGAGAGAGCGGCTTTGTTTCATATTGGCAGGACGAGTGGAAACCGCTGGTTCTTATCACAGGGGTCTTCCTGATTTGTTATTACATTCCTGTTGGCAACTTACGATTTGACAATGCGGTAATTGAATCATTTTACCTTGTAAAATGGTACGCTCAAGAACATGTGCTCCTGTGTCTAGTTCCAGCTTTCTTCATAGCCGGCGCCATCGGGGTTTTTGTCAGTCAGGAAGGGGTCATGAAGTACCTTGGGCCGACCGCTTCCAAGTGGATCGCTTATCCGGTCGCGTCCATCTCCGGTACAGTGCTGGCCGTGTGTTCCTGCACTATATTACCTCTATTTGCCGGGATTTGGACTCGGGGCGCAGGCCTCGGACCAGCATCGGCTTTCCTCTACTCCGGGCCCGCTATAAACGTTTTGGCTATTATCCTGACCGCAAGAATACTGGGCATGGAATTGGGAATAGCCCGTGCGGTAGGAGCGGTTTTCTTCAGTGTGATTATCGGACTACTCATGCATGCCATATTCCGTAAAGATGAAGAGCAACGCACAGAAGAAACGTTGGCTGCAATGGGATCCATGGATTTGGACGGACGCCCACTTTGGAAGACCACCATATATTTTGCATTCATGATAGGGATTCTAGTGTTCGCCAACTGGGGCAAACCCGACATTGATACTGGACTTTGGTTCACTATCTATTCCTCGAAATGGATCATAACAGGGGCCCTGTCTCTCGGTTTTGCCGCAGTAATGGTAATGTGGTTCGCGGTCCCATTGTGGAAGATGGGTATCAGCGTCGCAGCGGTCGGAATTATCGGATCGATATTTCCCGATGATCCCCTTGTGCCGTTCACAGCAGGAGTTATTGCCTTGTCTGTAATGGCGACCACTACCGAAGGTGAGACTCAGGACTGGTTTAGTGAATCCTGGGGTTTTGCTAAACAAATTTTGCCCTTACTACTTTTTGGGGTACTGATAGCCGGTTTTCTCCTGGGACGCCCTGACAAGGAAGGGATGATACCAAATGAGTGGATATCGTGGGCATTGGGCGGCAATTCAATCGGGGCGAACGCCATAGCTTCCGTGGCCGGCGCATTCATGTATTTCGCTACCCTGACGGAGGTGCCTATTCTCCAGGGACTTATCGGCAGTGGCATGGGTAAAGGTCCCGCTCTGGCGCTTCTCCTGGCTGGACCTGCGCTTTCGTTGCCCAGCATGTTAGTGATCAACAGCGTGATGGGTTTCAAAAAGACCTTTGTTTTCGTTTCCTTAGTCTGTGTTTTATCGACTGTCGCGGGAGTAATGTTCGGTTCATTCGTGGACTAG
- the arsM gene encoding arsenite methyltransferase, producing MSNYRYDIAGYAEIFRALSNPNRLRIFLRLVSCCPPGTKCSADIALRQRVSELGKGLEIDPSTVSHHMRELRQAGLIRMERRGKNILCWVDPETVIATANLLTGCSMPASLKQDECLSVGGNIIKNDERISKMKDLQDSEIRESVRQKYGQIAKEGNAGCGCAPSGSCCGPSNVSEANSSLKMGYSAEDVQSVPTGSELGLGCGNPHAIAGLRPGETVLDLGSGAGFDSFLAAGQVGKTGRVIGVDMTPEMVAKAREHAGTNEYSNVEFRLGEIENLPIADSSVDVVMSNCVINLSPDKQRVFREAFRVLKPGGRLAISDVIATAPLPEAIRNDLALYSCCIGGAATITELETMLGESGFQSIKIQPKDESREFIREWAPGRNVEAYIASAIIEAVKPAPGKSH from the coding sequence ATGTCCAACTATCGATACGACATTGCCGGCTATGCCGAGATCTTTAGAGCGTTGTCAAATCCTAACCGCTTGAGGATCTTTCTGCGTTTGGTTTCATGCTGTCCTCCCGGAACAAAATGCAGCGCAGATATCGCGTTAAGGCAACGTGTTAGCGAACTCGGCAAGGGCCTTGAGATAGATCCTTCAACCGTTTCTCATCACATGAGAGAACTCCGGCAGGCAGGGCTCATACGAATGGAAAGACGTGGGAAAAACATATTGTGCTGGGTAGACCCGGAAACGGTGATCGCCACGGCGAACTTGCTTACCGGGTGCTCGATGCCCGCCTCTCTCAAGCAGGACGAATGTCTCAGTGTAGGGGGAAACATAATTAAAAACGACGAAAGGATATCGAAAATGAAAGATCTGCAAGATTCAGAGATAAGGGAGTCTGTAAGGCAAAAATATGGCCAAATTGCCAAAGAAGGGAATGCAGGATGCGGTTGCGCCCCATCGGGAAGTTGTTGCGGGCCTTCAAACGTATCCGAGGCTAATTCATCATTGAAGATGGGATATTCGGCGGAGGATGTTCAGTCTGTTCCAACAGGCTCGGAATTAGGGCTTGGGTGTGGCAATCCACATGCCATAGCTGGTTTACGGCCAGGGGAAACTGTTCTCGACCTTGGAAGTGGCGCAGGATTCGACAGTTTTTTGGCAGCCGGACAGGTCGGGAAAACCGGACGCGTAATCGGGGTTGACATGACCCCGGAAATGGTTGCCAAAGCAAGAGAACATGCCGGAACGAACGAATACTCGAATGTCGAGTTTCGTTTAGGTGAAATCGAAAATTTGCCTATAGCCGACTCAAGCGTGGACGTCGTCATGTCGAACTGCGTTATAAACCTCTCGCCTGACAAGCAAAGAGTTTTTCGCGAAGCGTTCCGGGTCCTAAAGCCCGGAGGACGATTAGCCATTTCGGACGTGATCGCTACCGCGCCATTGCCCGAAGCCATTCGGAACGACTTGGCTCTTTACTCCTGTTGCATTGGGGGAGCCGCTACCATTACCGAACTGGAGACCATGCTTGGCGAATCCGGGTTTCAGAGCATAAAAATTCAACCCAAAGATGAGAGTCGCGAATTCATTCGTGAATGGGCGCCGGGCCGCAATGTCGAAGCCTACATCGCCTCTGCCATCATCGAAGCTGTGAAACCTGCGCCGGGGAAGTCGCATTGA
- a CDS encoding putative zinc-binding protein, translated as MSEECCSSNKKAMIVACSGASNVGQISNQTAVELTREGFGKMFCLAAVGAHINNFVFSAQNAENLVAIDGCPVGCAMRLLEHAEVPVSAYVVVQNLGIEKRADSLFGAEEVEKVKAAIKTAGKSNTGTIADTDEPCSCCG; from the coding sequence ATGAGTGAAGAATGTTGCTCTTCAAATAAGAAAGCGATGATTGTGGCATGTTCAGGGGCTTCCAATGTAGGACAAATTTCGAACCAGACTGCTGTTGAACTTACTCGCGAGGGGTTTGGCAAAATGTTTTGCCTGGCGGCAGTAGGAGCGCACATCAACAATTTTGTGTTTTCAGCTCAGAATGCTGAAAATCTTGTAGCCATTGATGGTTGCCCGGTAGGTTGCGCAATGCGATTGCTGGAGCATGCGGAGGTTCCTGTAAGCGCCTATGTAGTGGTTCAGAACCTCGGAATTGAAAAGAGGGCTGATAGCCTTTTTGGCGCAGAAGAGGTGGAAAAGGTAAAGGCAGCGATAAAGACGGCCGGCAAATCAAATACAGGTACGATTGCAGACACCGACGAGCCATGCTCGTGTTGTGGCTAA
- a CDS encoding (Fe-S)-binding protein — protein sequence MKDLNAIASSNSINLFGSGFKKTHSKGSKLMLLNHLEIEMFRPKCNPNFQSVHCVAHLDEDISEVLPYLNTAMGGGGDYVASPPTLTLRIHGRLITLHAKEIFVNALKDEEEAGKIIDWLKKEINQTSEHRDQIEPTFDKPPAPQMLEILKLLPKTNCKKCGEPTCMVFALRVIDEVKEVNDCPELDPEKKIKLTEYLCRFNREP from the coding sequence TTGAAAGACCTTAACGCTATCGCATCGTCAAATTCCATCAATCTTTTCGGATCGGGTTTCAAGAAAACGCATAGTAAAGGATCAAAACTGATGTTGTTGAACCACCTTGAAATAGAGATGTTCCGCCCCAAGTGTAATCCAAACTTCCAATCAGTTCATTGCGTAGCCCATCTGGATGAAGACATATCCGAGGTCTTGCCCTATTTAAACACTGCGATGGGGGGAGGCGGTGATTATGTCGCGTCGCCGCCTACCCTTACATTGCGGATACACGGAAGGCTTATAACTCTTCATGCTAAAGAAATATTCGTTAACGCCCTTAAAGATGAAGAAGAAGCTGGAAAAATAATTGATTGGCTGAAAAAAGAAATCAACCAGACCTCGGAACATCGCGATCAGATCGAGCCAACATTCGATAAGCCCCCGGCTCCGCAAATGCTCGAGATACTAAAGTTGCTCCCCAAAACCAATTGTAAAAAATGCGGGGAACCGACTTGCATGGTTTTTGCGCTTAGAGTAATCGATGAAGTCAAAGAAGTGAATGATTGCCCTGAACTGGACCCCGAAAAGAAGATAAAATTGACGGAGTATCTTTGCCGCTTTAACAGAGAACCATAG
- a CDS encoding thioredoxin family protein: MKVEVLGVGCAKCHKLEELVRDIVKKNAIDAEIVKVEDIKVFGQYGVFMTPALVVDGQVKVAGKIPKEAEILKWLSA; encoded by the coding sequence ATGAAAGTAGAAGTACTAGGAGTTGGATGCGCTAAGTGTCACAAACTTGAAGAACTGGTTCGAGACATCGTTAAAAAAAACGCAATAGACGCCGAGATTGTAAAAGTGGAGGACATTAAGGTGTTCGGTCAATATGGGGTGTTTATGACACCCGCGCTTGTAGTTGACGGTCAGGTTAAAGTAGCCGGCAAAATACCCAAAGAAGCCGAAATTCTGAAATGGCTCTCTGCTTGA
- a CDS encoding HU family DNA-binding protein — protein MNPQTKQKINIPETKVPKFTAAKALEGLIK, from the coding sequence TTGAATCCTCAGACCAAACAGAAAATCAACATTCCGGAAACCAAAGTCCCAAAGTTTACCGCAGCAAAAGCGCTCGAAGGATTGATAAAGTGA
- a CDS encoding metalloregulator ArsR/SmtB family transcription factor: MSPHENERLRLKAEVFKAMGHPLRLGIIEFLQPGEKCVCEIVEQVGTEISNVSKHLSVLKKSGIVADRRDGLKIMYSLTMPCALDFARCVENVVIKRLEDQRAVMVA, translated from the coding sequence ATGAGTCCCCACGAAAACGAACGGCTTCGATTAAAAGCAGAGGTATTCAAGGCCATGGGCCATCCTCTTCGCCTGGGAATTATCGAGTTTCTTCAGCCAGGTGAAAAGTGTGTCTGTGAAATCGTGGAACAAGTCGGCACAGAAATATCTAATGTGTCAAAACATTTATCTGTACTAAAGAAATCAGGAATCGTCGCAGACCGCAGGGATGGCCTTAAAATTATGTACAGCTTGACCATGCCGTGCGCTCTGGATTTCGCCAGATGTGTTGAGAATGTGGTAATCAAAAGACTTGAAGACCAACGGGCTGTAATGGTCGCATAG
- a CDS encoding permease: protein MNTTSHTPEIEKQDLRELEFEIGPNPDDVVAIEYDSFRSKLIYLFSGTVLLAAWWLVYENLLPVAKFLTYHVLQLSEGTHFGSTVEFFIFEVPKVLLLLTLIVFFVGIIRSFFTPERTRRILAGNRESVGHVLAGALGVVTPFCSCSAVPLFMGFLTAGVPLGVTFSFLVSAPMVNEVALVLLFGLFGWKVAGLYMATGLTIALITGVIIGRLHMEKYLEDWVIELTADKSAVGQISIEEERLSWKERIGFGIDAVRDIVLKVWPYVAIGIAVGAGIHGYVPENFLAGIMGKEAWWAVPVAVLIGVPMYSNAAGVIPIVQALLSKGAAFGTVLAFMMAVIAISTPEAIILRKVLKPRLIAVFIGVVTVGIILVGYLFNMVL from the coding sequence ATGAATACGACTTCACATACCCCAGAGATCGAAAAACAGGATTTGCGAGAACTTGAATTTGAAATCGGGCCAAACCCTGATGACGTCGTTGCTATCGAGTACGATAGCTTTCGGTCCAAGCTCATTTATCTTTTTTCAGGCACAGTCCTTTTGGCCGCCTGGTGGCTTGTTTATGAAAACCTGTTGCCCGTTGCCAAATTTCTTACTTATCATGTCTTGCAATTGAGCGAAGGCACACACTTTGGTTCTACAGTCGAGTTCTTTATTTTTGAAGTGCCAAAAGTTTTGCTCCTTCTCACACTTATTGTATTCTTTGTAGGCATAATCCGCTCCTTCTTCACTCCGGAACGCACCAGAAGGATTTTGGCCGGCAACCGTGAGTCGGTAGGACACGTCCTTGCAGGGGCCTTGGGTGTAGTAACTCCCTTTTGCTCCTGTTCGGCAGTGCCGCTTTTCATGGGGTTCCTCACAGCCGGCGTTCCTCTCGGTGTAACATTCTCCTTCCTCGTCTCGGCGCCCATGGTCAATGAAGTTGCTCTTGTACTTCTTTTCGGCTTGTTCGGCTGGAAAGTGGCCGGGCTGTACATGGCTACCGGCCTCACTATTGCGCTTATCACCGGTGTCATTATCGGCAGACTCCACATGGAAAAATATCTCGAAGATTGGGTCATCGAACTGACAGCCGACAAATCCGCAGTAGGACAAATCTCAATAGAAGAAGAACGTTTGAGCTGGAAAGAAAGAATCGGGTTCGGTATCGACGCAGTAAGAGACATTGTATTGAAGGTCTGGCCGTATGTCGCAATTGGTATTGCTGTCGGCGCGGGCATTCATGGTTATGTGCCCGAGAACTTTCTCGCCGGCATCATGGGAAAAGAAGCATGGTGGGCAGTGCCGGTCGCGGTTCTTATAGGTGTGCCCATGTATAGTAACGCAGCGGGTGTAATCCCTATAGTGCAGGCCCTGCTGTCCAAGGGAGCGGCGTTCGGCACCGTGTTGGCTTTCATGATGGCGGTTATCGCCATATCCACACCGGAAGCGATCATTCTGCGCAAGGTCCTCAAACCGAGATTAATAGCTGTTTTCATTGGAGTAGTCACGGTTGGAATTATCCTCGTGGGCTATCTGTTCAACATGGTTCTGTAA
- a CDS encoding SDR family oxidoreductase yields the protein MDYLPDLTDKVAIVTGGGKGIGREIALGLADAGCKVIIAARTESEIQKVADDITSRGGQAVSKVTDLTRNEDIEELVETAVSKFGRIDILINNAARSFFRPLLDLREDGFDKIFDTNVKAVFLLGRACAKVMMKQGGGRIVNITTVGAERGGIMMGAYQASKAALKMLTMCMACEWAPLNILVNAVGPGMTRTHFSEPIWANPEIERQLVARIPQGRLAETDDIVGAVLFLCSNAAKFITGQSIYVDGGTLANT from the coding sequence ATGGATTATCTCCCAGACTTAACTGATAAAGTGGCTATTGTTACCGGAGGTGGAAAGGGAATCGGACGTGAAATAGCCCTTGGTTTGGCGGACGCCGGGTGCAAGGTTATTATTGCCGCCAGGACCGAGTCTGAAATTCAAAAGGTTGCTGACGACATTACTTCTCGAGGGGGACAAGCCGTCTCCAAGGTGACCGACCTAACGCGAAATGAAGACATCGAAGAATTAGTGGAGACTGCTGTCAGCAAGTTCGGCAGGATAGATATATTGATTAACAACGCTGCACGAAGTTTCTTCAGGCCTCTTTTAGATCTAAGGGAGGATGGCTTTGACAAGATTTTTGATACCAACGTCAAGGCTGTTTTTCTATTAGGAAGGGCATGCGCCAAGGTCATGATGAAACAAGGGGGAGGCCGTATCGTAAATATTACCACGGTCGGGGCTGAGCGAGGAGGCATAATGATGGGCGCTTATCAGGCCAGCAAGGCGGCGCTAAAAATGCTGACCATGTGTATGGCCTGTGAGTGGGCCCCTCTTAATATTCTGGTTAATGCCGTTGGGCCTGGAATGACCCGCACGCATTTCAGTGAACCGATTTGGGCAAACCCTGAAATCGAAAGACAGCTTGTCGCACGAATACCTCAGGGTAGGCTAGCTGAAACTGATGATATAGTTGGCGCAGTATTATTCTTATGTTCGAATGCCGCGAAATTTATCACTGGCCAGAGCATTTACGTTGATGGGGGCACGCTGGCTAATACTTGA
- a CDS encoding thioredoxin family protein, translating into MRRINLTIIITLLVGLFGLLSHANAQDPKINLQALLSKKVPILLEFGRGWCIPCKYMKPILEDMGKVYSGKAIVTTVDMDANKNLVRDFRIRMMPTQVFLTPDGKEFFRNEGTLERENIAQVFTKMGLAAPALQGAAR; encoded by the coding sequence ATGCGACGTATCAATTTAACAATCATCATTACGCTTTTAGTTGGTCTATTTGGACTCTTGTCTCATGCGAACGCTCAGGATCCTAAAATCAATCTCCAGGCGCTACTGTCGAAAAAGGTCCCGATTTTGTTAGAATTCGGACGTGGGTGGTGTATACCCTGCAAATATATGAAACCGATTCTGGAAGATATGGGAAAGGTCTACTCAGGGAAAGCTATTGTAACCACGGTAGATATGGACGCCAACAAGAACCTGGTAAGAGATTTCAGGATTCGGATGATGCCTACACAGGTCTTCTTGACCCCTGACGGTAAAGAGTTTTTCAGAAACGAAGGCACTCTTGAGCGAGAAAATATAGCCCAGGTATTTACAAAAATGGGCCTCGCCGCTCCGGCGCTTCAGGGCGCAGCGCGATAG
- a CDS encoding DUF2062 domain-containing protein, with amino-acid sequence MNNDESEHPSQEPRSSGKTGQISGRLLRCRDFIQRNIVDPLSFSKNPPWFDARGVAIGLFVALGIPIGGHTATLGLLLLMIRYNFPMAFAFTWIVNPLTVIPIYYGYYYAGGLLLGHSTVMGMEDFRQTMTPVLDAGNFLQALKLFFYLNFGILERWMVAALLVSTLFAALGYIAAYLIQTHRKEKNAITT; translated from the coding sequence GTGAATAACGATGAATCGGAACATCCGTCGCAGGAACCCCGTTCCTCTGGAAAAACTGGTCAAATCAGCGGACGCTTACTTCGATGTCGGGATTTTATTCAAAGAAACATCGTAGATCCTTTGTCTTTCTCGAAGAACCCTCCGTGGTTTGACGCTCGGGGAGTGGCGATAGGCCTGTTTGTAGCTCTAGGTATTCCTATTGGAGGTCATACCGCTACTCTTGGGTTGTTGCTCCTAATGATACGCTACAATTTCCCCATGGCGTTTGCTTTCACGTGGATCGTTAATCCTTTAACGGTAATACCGATTTATTATGGATATTATTACGCTGGAGGCTTATTACTGGGCCACTCGACCGTCATGGGGATGGAAGATTTTAGACAGACGATGACGCCTGTACTCGATGCGGGCAATTTTCTCCAGGCGCTGAAATTGTTTTTCTACTTGAATTTTGGAATTTTGGAAAGATGGATGGTGGCCGCGCTGCTGGTTTCCACACTATTCGCCGCTCTCGGGTATATTGCCGCTTATCTGATTCAAACCCACCGTAAAGAGAAAAACGCTATAACGACTTGA
- a CDS encoding MFS transporter — protein MSGAFTGLCTVGFLARASYALARTPVLALFAASLGVGPEAIGFAVAISTVTGIFFKMPAGVLSEVIGRTRTLFVGLAVFAVVPFAYLFVSSYEALVVVRFFHGFATAIYGPVVMAVVIGVAGSKRAEMLSWFSSVTIIGNLIGAPLGGFLLTWLAAGQEPNLTHFHIVYGVVAALGMSSLLMALWVMKGKWDQPNHTNGKTLSAVWRQFRTGITEILFDRRVLLTSNMEGVQNLSVGALEAFLPIYAVMICGFSAFQAGLLWGAQIVVTIISKPLMGKFSDQHGRQNLLFWGMFVCVVPFVLIPWFKSYTVLLLLSAIFGLGEAIVTSSAAALVADLCKDDNLGSAMGTFGTIFDVGHASGPLLAGVLIGFSGSGSDYRLSFAVVAALMVIAAIVFRFGVKLESR, from the coding sequence ATGAGTGGCGCCTTCACCGGCCTATGCACGGTGGGATTTCTAGCTCGAGCTTCCTATGCTTTAGCAAGGACACCAGTACTCGCTTTGTTCGCAGCCTCCCTTGGGGTTGGTCCGGAGGCCATTGGCTTTGCTGTCGCAATCTCTACGGTCACCGGCATATTTTTCAAAATGCCCGCTGGTGTGCTTTCCGAAGTCATAGGCCGGACTCGAACTCTTTTCGTGGGTTTGGCTGTGTTTGCCGTCGTCCCGTTCGCCTACTTATTCGTTTCCTCTTACGAGGCGCTGGTTGTGGTCCGTTTCTTTCATGGCTTCGCAACGGCGATTTACGGTCCCGTAGTTATGGCTGTAGTAATAGGAGTAGCCGGGTCAAAACGGGCTGAAATGCTGTCATGGTTTTCTTCGGTCACTATTATTGGAAATCTTATAGGAGCGCCCTTGGGCGGGTTCTTGTTGACATGGTTGGCTGCCGGGCAGGAACCGAACCTGACTCACTTCCACATCGTCTACGGAGTTGTGGCTGCCTTGGGGATGTCCTCGCTCCTTATGGCCCTTTGGGTCATGAAAGGCAAATGGGACCAGCCTAATCATACGAATGGCAAGACACTCTCTGCTGTGTGGAGACAATTTCGGACAGGGATTACAGAGATCTTATTCGATCGACGAGTGTTGCTAACCAGCAACATGGAGGGAGTCCAGAACCTCTCCGTCGGCGCCTTGGAGGCGTTCCTTCCAATCTATGCAGTCATGATCTGCGGATTCTCAGCATTTCAGGCGGGTCTGCTTTGGGGCGCTCAAATTGTCGTTACCATTATTTCTAAGCCCTTGATGGGCAAGTTTTCTGATCAGCATGGCCGGCAGAATCTGCTGTTCTGGGGGATGTTCGTCTGCGTGGTTCCCTTCGTACTTATTCCGTGGTTTAAGAGCTATACTGTGCTTCTTTTGCTTTCCGCAATATTCGGATTGGGTGAGGCGATTGTGACATCCTCCGCCGCAGCCCTGGTTGCGGACTTGTGCAAAGATGACAACCTTGGTTCCGCAATGGGTACATTCGGCACGATATTCGACGTAGGCCACGCTTCCGGCCCGTTGTTGGCCGGGGTTCTCATCGGGTTCAGCGGTTCAGGATCGGATTACCGTTTATCATTCGCAGTTGTCGCGGCTTTAATGGTAATAGCCGCTATTGTCTTTAGATTCGGAGTAAAGCTTGAGTCCAGGTAA
- a CDS encoding cytochrome c biogenesis protein CcdA: MESLFAIVQQWVSSGSIWLAAGGAFVGGALTAMNPCVIVMVPLLIGFIGGMDEDMTTWKSFLFTVVFIVGFSVELAVLFTVGLAAAPFLQSEYMVYVVAVICILLGLHFMDLFHFQLPISQDKLPKYTGFLGAALFGFMFGLVSLPCTGPALILIVSVIPLKGPLFGGIMMLFYGIGHCLLILAVGTSAGAARHLIGSTKMQSANLKLKKAAGALLAGVGAYIGVATLFPGLGIGM; encoded by the coding sequence ATGGAGTCATTATTTGCAATAGTTCAGCAGTGGGTTTCTTCCGGCAGCATATGGCTAGCGGCCGGTGGGGCATTTGTGGGGGGCGCTTTAACTGCCATGAATCCCTGTGTCATCGTCATGGTTCCACTCTTGATAGGGTTTATAGGTGGCATGGATGAGGATATGACCACTTGGAAATCTTTCCTTTTCACAGTGGTTTTCATTGTCGGGTTCAGCGTGGAATTGGCCGTGCTTTTCACCGTAGGTCTAGCCGCAGCGCCCTTTCTGCAATCCGAATATATGGTTTATGTAGTCGCTGTTATTTGCATCCTGTTGGGATTGCACTTTATGGATCTTTTTCACTTCCAGCTTCCTATTTCTCAGGATAAGCTCCCAAAATACACAGGCTTCCTTGGGGCCGCCTTGTTTGGTTTCATGTTCGGTCTTGTTTCGCTCCCATGCACAGGCCCGGCCCTGATCCTTATCGTCAGCGTCATCCCATTGAAAGGCCCTCTCTTTGGTGGAATTATGATGCTGTTCTATGGCATTGGCCATTGCCTGCTGATCCTGGCGGTTGGGACTTCTGCAGGGGCCGCTCGGCACCTTATAGGCTCCACAAAGATGCAGTCAGCTAATCTTAAGCTTAAGAAAGCGGCGGGAGCGCTTCTGGCAGGTGTCGGGGCATACATCGGAGTGGCCACCTTGTTTCCTGGCCTTGGAATAGGAATGTAA
- a CDS encoding thioredoxin family protein: MSPDQNDAPVRIRVTDCDVGIIGLKQAFQEIAESHADMSEAEIESTLLERLSVRNYIASSARSDYGKAFVREFRKFLGQPYQEEDDGAIKVVILGPGCTECNRLEQLVMRALSELSILASPEHITDIKQMAKYGFVPTPALIINGKIVAKGTVPNINKIKEWLKQANPA; encoded by the coding sequence ATGAGCCCAGATCAAAATGACGCTCCTGTTCGTATTCGAGTTACTGATTGTGATGTCGGTATCATAGGACTGAAACAGGCGTTTCAAGAAATCGCCGAGTCGCACGCTGATATGAGCGAGGCTGAAATAGAATCTACGCTGCTAGAGCGCTTGAGTGTCAGGAATTACATCGCAAGCTCCGCTCGAAGCGACTATGGTAAGGCGTTCGTCAGAGAGTTCAGAAAGTTTCTTGGTCAACCTTACCAGGAAGAAGACGATGGAGCCATTAAGGTGGTCATATTGGGGCCTGGCTGCACTGAGTGCAATCGCCTCGAGCAGTTGGTGATGCGTGCGTTAAGCGAGTTAAGCATACTGGCTTCCCCTGAACATATTACAGACATAAAACAAATGGCTAAGTATGGGTTTGTGCCAACACCTGCTTTGATAATCAACGGAAAGATTGTAGCTAAGGGCACAGTCCCAAATATCAATAAGATCAAGGAATGGTTGAAACAGGCAAACCCGGCGTAA